GAAACATCATTGCCGCCTTCAAGCTTAATAGTGCGAATTTCGGGTCCTTTAGTATCAAGCATAATAGCTGCTTTTCGGCCGGTTTCTTGCATTACTTCACGAAGGTTTCTAATACGCTCACCATGCTCTTCATAATCGCCATGAGAGAAGTTTAAACGCATAACATTCATGCCCGCATTTAATAATTTAGCTAACATTTCTTTGGACTCTGATTTAGGTCCGATTGTACATACAATTTTAGTTTTTTTCATAATGATATATATCTGCTGTTAAGTTAATATTAAAAGTTAAATTTATAAGAAAACGAGCATAAAAAAACCAATGACAAGCATTGGTATAATTATAATATGGATACGATTAAGCTACACTCAAAATTAAAAACAATATCGACAAAATTACCTATATCTTTTGCTGATGTAGTTCCCACTGAAATAGCCTATAAAAGTTTTAAATGATTGGCTATATTATATATTAACAATTTTTTAAATAAAGATTTTTGTGTGAATAAACATAAAATATTAAGTTCAAAAGCTTATGGTTAAGTGCAGTTACTATATTAACGTTACGATTAATTTAGCTATTTTTATCGATTAGATCTTACATAAGATCTTTCTGTCTAAATTTTAATTCATACTCGTCATTTTTTAGCGTTAACTCACCTAATTCTTGATTAAGATTTGCTATTGCACCATATTGTAATAGTTGACTCATAATTAAGTCGAGTTTATTTAACTGTTCATCTGAACATAGCCTGTTTGTTGATGCTAAATGAGGTATTTCAATTCTATTTTTGGTTATGTTTGCTTGACCAAAAAATTGATTACACATCTGTCCATTAACCGTAGAATTTTCACCAAACTCAATAAATGTTTGTTTACTATTGATAATTTTTTCATTATTCAATTCAATAACCGTAAAGCGATGATGAGCTAAATTTTGCCCAATAGATGGCTGTTTATTATCACAGGCTGATAATATGATTACTCCAGTAAATAACGTAAAAAAATAATAAATATATTTCATTATCATTTCTCCCCAAATTAATTTATAAAATTTGCTATAATGGTAACAATTAACTCAATAAGTTACTAAGAATTTATGCCACATAATAAGCCAATACAAATACTCTTTGACCAATTAAGTAGGGTCTGCCTATATGATAAATATAAGATACAAAAAGAATTACAGCAAATAACTAAGCAGCAAACCCCTACAGCTCAATGCTTGGCATCTGTGCAAAGTAAGATCGAAGTAGCGCATAAAAATTATCAATTACGCTTAACCCAATTACCAAAAACAATTAATTATCCTGATTCATTACCTGTTACGACCAAAAAGCAACAAATTTATGATTTAATAAAAAGTAATCAAGTCGTTATTATCGCTGGGGAAACAGGTTCAGGTAAAACAACGCAGATCCCTAAAATTTGTCTAGAATTAGGGCTTGGTGTTAAAGGTTATATTGGTCATACTCAACCGAGGCGGCTCGCGGCCCGTTCAGTTGCAAGTCGTATTGCGCAAGAGCTCAATTGTGAACTTGGTGGGCTAGTTGGTTATAAGGTTCGCTTTAATGATCACGTTCAAGATAATACATTAATCAAACTCATGACTGATGGGATCTTATTAGCTGAAATACAACAAGATCGTTTATTAAGCCAATATGATACGATTATTATCGATGAAGCTCATGAACGCAGTTTGAATATCGATTTTATCTTAGGATATTTAAAGCAACTTTTACCTAAGCGCCCTGATTTAAAAGTTATCATTACCTCTGCGACCATTGATGTCGAAAGATTTTCTCATCATTTTAATAATGCGCCAATTATTGAGGTTTCAGGGCGCACATTCCCTGTTGATGTACGTTATCGCCCCTGCAATAATGACGAAGATAGCGAAGATGATGATTTCCAAGGGATAATTAATGCAATTGATGAGCTTTCGCTCGAAGATAACCATGGTGATATTCTCATTTTCTTAACTGGAGAGCGAGAGATAAGAGATCTTGCCGATACACTCAATAAGCTTAATTTACGTCACACTGAAGTTGTGCCTTTATATGCTAGGCTATCGGCAACAGAACAAAATCGGATTTTTCAATCTCATAGTGGCAGGCGAATAATTTTAGCCACTAATGTGGCTGAAACATCACTAACCGTTCCAGGGATTAAATATGTTATAGATCCTGGCATGGCAAGAATTAGTCGATATAGTTATCGGACGAAGGTTCAGCGTTTACCGATAGAGGCCATATCTCAGGCGTCAGCAAACCAACGAAAAGGACGCTGTGGCAGGACATCAAATGGGGTTTGTATCCGTTTATACGATGAAGTTGATTTCCTTAGCCGTCCTGAGTTTACTGAACCTGAGATCCTAAGAACTAATTTAGCTTCTGTTATTTTACAAATGACAGCATTAGATTTAGGTAATATTGCCGCCTTTCCTTTTTTAGAGCCACCTGAGCAAAAACATATTAAAGACGGTATTCGTTTGCTTGAAGAGTTAGGTGCCCTTTATAATAAAAAAGGCCAATATAACTTAACTCGAACGGGGCAAATATTATCGCAGCTACCTATCGATCCAAGACTCGCTCGAATGTTAGTTGAAGCAAGGAAAACCGGCTGCGTTAAAGAGATTATGATTATATCTGCCGCACTTTCCATTCAAGAACCTAGAGAAAGACCGCTCGATAAGCAACAAATATCTGATGAAAAGCATCGACGGTTTATTGATAAAAATTCAGACTTTATGAGCTACCTTAATCTTTGGTTGTATATTCATGAGCAACAAGATTTATTAAGTAATAATCAATTTAGACAATTATGTAAAAAGGAGTTTCTTAATTATCTACGTATTAAAGAGTGGCAAGATATTTATACTCAAATTAGGCAAACGATTAAACAACTAAATATTCCAATTAACAGCCAAGATGCAAATTATCAATCAATACATACGGCTATTTTAAGTGGCATGCTATCTCATATTGGTATGAAAGAACTGGAAAAATTTGAGTATATTGGTGCTAGAAATATTAAATTTGCTATTTTCCCCGGCTCGAGTGTCTTTAAAACACTACCTAAGTGGTGTGTTGCTAGTGAGTTAGTTGAAACCGCTAAACTTTGGGGGCGAAATGTTGCAAAAATTGAACCAGAGTGGATTGAACCATTAGCAGAGCATCTATCAAAAAAACACTACAGTGAACCGCGTTGGTCTAAAAAGCAGGGCACAACGATAGCTAATGAAAAAGTGACACTGTTTGGTCTGCCGATAGTAACCTCAAGAATGGTTAATTATAACCATATTGACCCAAAGTTGAGCCGAGAACTGTTTATTAGGCATGCATTAATTGAAGGTGACTTTGAAGCTAAATATGATTTTTTAATAAAAAATCATAAATTAGTCGATGAAGTGCTAGAACTTGAACACAAATCGAGGCGGCAAGATATTCTAGTTGATGATGCATTATTATTTGAGTTTTATGATAATAAAATACCGTTATCTGTAACAGGAGCAACAGAATTTGCTACTTGGTGGAAGCAGAAACAAGTCGACGATGCGGATTATTTATTGTTAACAAAAACGATGCTAATCAACCCTAATGCAGATAAAGTAACAAAAAATGACTATCCCGATTATTGGTATTACAATCAACAGTTGAAGTTAAAATTAGCCTATCAATTTGACATTGGCGGTATTTGCGATGGTGTTACGGTCAATATCCCACTGTCAATCCTTAATCAAATTGACGATGAATACGTTTTTCAATGGCAAGTTAATGGTTTCCGGCAAGAGCTAATCATTGCATTAATTAAATCATTGCCTAAATCGTTACGACGACATTTAGTGCCCGCGCCAAATTATGCCACTGCATTTTTAGAGCGTACTGAGCTTTATAAAAATGATCTATTTACGTCGCTTGAACACGAATTTAAAAAAATGACAGGCGTTAATATTAACCGAGATGATTGGCAGCTCGACCAAGTGCCCGATCATTTAAAAGTGACCTTTAATATTTTAGATCAAAACAATAAATCAATGTGTATAGGTAAAGATCTTAAGGTGCTTAAAGATCAATTAAAAGATAAAGTACAGCAAGCATTAACTAAAATAACTCGAGCTAAAAATAATGAAATAGAGAAAACTAATCTAGTTAATTGGGATTTTGGTAATTTACCAACAATTTATGAAAGAAAACAACAAAATTATGTGGTTAAAGCTTATCCTACCTTGGTCGATGAGGGGAATAGCGTCGCGATTAAGCTGGTTGAGCGTGAAGATGAACAAGCCAGATTAATGCTGCAGGGAATAAGGCGTTTAATCTATCTTAATATTCCATCCCCCGTTAAATACTTACATGATAAACTACCAAATAAAGCTAAATTAGGTTTATATTTTAATCCGTTTGGTAGCATCATCGACTTGATTGATGATTGTATCTATTGTGGTATTAACTATTTAATTGAAAAAGATCATGGGATCATTTTTGATCAAGCCCAGTTCATACCACTGCTAGATATGATAAAAAGAGAAATAAATGAGGTTATTGTTAGTATAGCTAGCCAAGTTGAACGAGTTTTAACATTAAATTACGCAATTAACAAAAAATTAAAAGGGCGCTTAGACCTTAGTGTTGCATTATCCCTAGCGGATATAAAACAACAATTATCTAGGCTTATCTATAAAGGATTTGTTACTGATACTAGCTACCAAAAACTATCTGATGTCTATCGGTACTTACAAGCTATAGATAAACGGATCGATAAACTCTATGCTGATCCGAACAAAGATCGATTACATTTGCTCGTTGTCGAGCGAGTGACCAAACAGTATCTTGAATTATGGCAAAGCCGCGAGCAGCACAAAATAGCAGAACAAAAGCTCAAACAGCTACGTTGGATGATCGAAGAATTAAGGGTTAATCTATTTGCGCAGCAATTAGGAACGCCGTATCCTATTTCAGAAAAGAGAATTAATCAATTTATTGAAGACATTAAACAATAAAAAAGAGGGTGGAACCATCCCTCTTTATATTTCAAACAAGATATCAATTAACGATACAAATCAACATACACTGTTTTGTTTGGACCTTTTGAATCTTGCGCAATACGAGATATATGATAATACTTAGCGCCTTTTTCCAGTGCTTTCTTACCCGCATTAAAGGAAATATCTTGCGCTGTCGCATAATAGCCTCTAAATTTGATACTATCAAATGGCACCATCTTGGCGGCAGTGGCATCATTGAGTTCTTCTATTTTAGTTCCATTCGGTAATGTTACAGTGTAACGAGATGATTTTTGTTCCACTACTACGGGTTTAGAAGAAACCGCTATGTCCGTTGTAACCATTTTACCATTATCAGTATTTTTATTTATTTCAATAGCTTGAGTATTCGTCTCTGGTGTAACGTCTTTTACGGACTGATTATTAAATTTATCAGCATAAAATTGCTCATTAAATGAAGATGAAGAGTAATAACCTGGTCGTTCAACCTGCATTGCCGCCTCGCCACCTTGTGCTAAAGCTTGTTGTCCCGCTTCTGAATCATATGGAATAGCATTATCAGGCTGAATTTTTCGTTCTGGTGCATCTTTTTTAAAGAGATATGCGGTAACTTGTTGATTACCGCTATTGTTAACTTGAACCAAGCGGTCAATAAAAAAGGCATATGCATTTTTAGCTCGAGCTTCTTTTGCAACCGCATTATTTAGAGCTACTTGAGTAGGAAAATATCCTCGTATTCTAATAATATCATATGGTTCGAAATGAATAGCAGTTGTTTTAGGATATTCATAGATCCCTACAAATTGTCGAAGATTATCTTGCTTATTGTCCGTTGATTCTGGAGCATTAGATTTATATAGTTTAGCGTAAATAATTCGCAAACTATCATTGCTAGGGTGTGGATTTACACTGGTAATATAAAAATAAGCTGCGTCTTGTTTGTCAGCAGCCTTAGATATTGCTCGAGCATAATCGGATTCGTTATAGTATGAACCTCTAATTGAGATCTCTTTAAAGGGTTGCAATGATGCTGCTTTTTCTGGTGTCAGCTCTTCTGCTGCATGAGAGTACGAAGCAAAAGAAGATAATAATAATAAAGTTAAACATGATTTTTTAAAATTTTTCATTCAAAATAAGCTCTTTTTAGGTGACAATGTCACTTCTTTTTGTTACTAAATAGTTTCAATCGCTAATCGAGCTAGCGCTGAAATATTTTTTATCGAAATATATTTACCTTTAACGCTTAATATCTCTGTTTCTTGAAGACGAGTTAGAATACGACTGACAGTTTCAATTGTTAGCCCCAAGTAATTCGCTATATCTGAACGACTCATTGACAATTTTATATTAAGAGATGTATGTCCACGTTGGGCATATCTTAAATATAAAGAGTAAATAAATGAAGCCAGTTTTTCTTCAGCATTTTTTTGCGAATAAGCCAAAATAAGTTTTTGATAATTAAGTACATCTTTACTCATTAAGTCTAAAACCATATCTCTAACTTGTGAGTTTTGGCTGACTAGTTTTTTGACTTCATCATATTCTAATACGCAGGTGAGGGTATGAGTTAGTGCCTTTATCGAGTTATTATATTTGTTATTTGAAATACCATCTAAGCCAACAATATCACCAGGTAGATAAAAACCATTAATTTGTTCTATACCATTTACCGTAACATAGGTTTTTAATGCACCAGAGTGGATAATATAAAGTTTTTTAAAAGGGGCGCCTTCATTAATGACAACTTCATCTTTAATAAATTCTTGTTTTCGGTCTAATACTGTATGAAGCGTATTATTCAACAACATTGGAATACACATAGAACCAATACTACAAAGTTCACAAGGCACTGAATAACTTTTAGAACGCAGAGGTTTGTAAATATCTTGCATAGTGATAATCAATATTAATTGCAACGCCCGACAAGATTACCAGCTTTATTCTAAATCACCAAGAATAACCTAGTACTATTTGATAAATATTATTGAATAATTTTATCAATAAAAGGTAATTTTATTCGTTTGATACTAATTTTTCATTGCAAAAAAACTCTATTAGAACAATAGGGAGGCTATCGCATGATGAGTTAGTGTGCATTCACTAATAAATAAAGAAAATTTTAACTTATTGTTAAATAGAAATTAAATCACATTTATTATTTAACATAATATACATTATGCGAACCAATGTGCATTTTAGAGGACTTTATCCAGCCAACCGATCAAAATAGGCACAAACTATCAAATCAATATGCAACACTGATAACAAAAGAGCTCGTTTTTTGACCAATATCATAAAAGTGACGCTGTCCCAACTATAATAACCCTTGTTTTTTAAGGGGCATTTTGAAGGCTGGCCATGAGGAAAGGAAAAAACTGCTTTCCTTTCCACCTGACCTAGATAATAAAATTGGAGGGGTTATCAATGGTGCACTTCGTCAAATGCTCACACGGTCTTACTGCGTATAAGCTGCGTCTTGCGCTTTGCCATTGACAAATAAACAACGGTAACGTCATGAGTTATTAACAAAAACAGTTTATAAAACCGTGTATAACCCCTTAAACCTGATCAGATTCAATCAATTAGCCTAATGCGCAAGAAAAAGACACTCAGAATTAGCGCAAAGCTCCTCGTTACCTGCGGTGCTTAGCGCTAACCCTGACTTTATTTATTTTATGCAATAACCCTATTTTTATTGAGTTCAATAATCCGGTTATTTAGTGATTTTTTCGAAATGTCTTACGACAACAATGCTAGTTTTACTTAATTTTATCTGCAATCTCAATATGCTAGACAGTTTAGTGGCGTTTGAATGGATCCTAATTGATCATCGTTTGCCGAAAAGGATCTATTGGTAGTGATAGTTAATGCTATCAATTGATCGCTTTGCGAAGCCGTAAATACTTAGTTGTATAAGTAGAAACAAGATTCACAATAAATATTACCAGCAAAAGTGCAAATAAATGTTGTGTCTGTTTTCGATCGAACTAGTAGCATTATTAAATCTTATTTATTTTTCAATCCCCTTACCTATTCTTTTATTTGTTGATTTTTGGTCTGATAAGGATTGCTTGATTACTAATTTTTGAGCTGCAGCTTGGCGTACTTGTGCAAAGATATCATTAGATGATTGTGCTAGATTATCTTTTGATAATTTTTTGTCATTTTTATTAATTTCAGCTTGAACAACTAAAGATGGCAATATCTTATCAATCTTTGAATCATATATTTTTTCTTGTCGGTTATGAATTGTTAAAGATTCAATCTGCTTTGACTGGCTGAGTTTATCTGTATTTTGTGGTAAAGCTTCAATAATTTGATCATGAACTACTTTTGGTACATGACGAGGGATTTCACCCGCTTTTAATGCATTTTCATAGCGCATATTAACACTATTCCAACTAATTTCTTTCGGACAAGTGTGGATTACAATATCAACGTGATAACCTTTATTTTTGAGGTTATCAATTAACTCTTCAGCTCGACCTACATTACCTAAGGTGCCATCAATAATAATATTATATCTGTTATCTATCGCACGTTTTTGAATTTCTTCCTTGATTTCACCGGCAAATTCATGTGTATAACTAGACAACTCTTTACCATATTTTTCATATAAGGCTTTATAGTTTGGATGCTCTTTTCGATATTGGTCTAAATCAATTAAAATAATATTATTACCGAATTTTTCTTTTAATATCGTTGTCGATGTCGATTTTCCCGCTCCTGGTTGGCCTCCCATAACATAAGAATGGGGGCTGTTTTCTTGTACCAAATTGTTTTTTGCAAGAATTCTACTCCATAATTCATTAACAATTTTTTCTTTCTGTTCAGTGCTCACAAATGATAAAGATTCATTATTTTTCATTGCTATCACCATTTATCTGGCATAGCTTCATATTTAGATTTTATCGTTTTAAAAAAAACTAATGCTTCTTCATAATTAATTTCTTGGTAAGGGGTATTTCCAATCCAATCTCTGAAATCATCCAATTTCTTACTATCTTCAAGCCACTCTTTAGAATACCCATCAGTCGATGATACTTTCTTTCCCATCGCGTGGGTAACAATTGCATACATTTCATCCCATAAAAACTCTTTTTCATCAAAGGTTGCCATAATTTTTTCCTTTTTGTGATTATTTATAATTAACAGTTTAGATTATACTAAATTTTCAAAGTCGCCCTATTTCTTAATGCCTTTATTCATTCCTTTATGTAAAGATTTTGGAATTGGTAAGGATTGCTTGCCTTCCAATTTCTGTATGGCACGTTGACGAGCCTTGACAAAATCGTTGTTAGATACTGATTCAAATTTTGTTGCCTTAATATCTTTACCTTTTGTTGCCTCAATATATTTATCTTTTGTTAGCTTAAGCACTTTATCTGATTCTGTTAATGCTTTTTTCAATTCCTCTTTCTGTACAGATTTATCATCACCAAATTTACTTAAAAAGTTTTTTAGATACGCTAAACTATTTCCTTTATCTAACTTATTTTTAGTCATCTCATTTAATTTGATTGCAGATATTTCTGCAACTAATTCATCTCTTTTAGCAAAATTGGCTTTTTGCTCTGCTGACTTAGGTTCACGCCCTAATTCTATAATTGTTGAGTGACCTATTTCATGAAACATATCATTATAATATTTTTCCGAGGATGGATATTGTGATCGGTGAGGCATATAGATCGTGTGGTTTTTAGGATTATAACGAGGTGTCGAGGTGCTATTGTGTAAGATTTTCACACCTTGGCTTTCAATAAATTCTTCTATTTGAGGGTTTGCCCTCCAGCTCGGCATCGGTTTTACTTCCAAAGGTAATTTATCAAACGACGCTTTATCTAATTGTTCAACATTGTAAAATTTGATATTTTCGTGATATTGGTTATTTTGATACAGATCGCTTTGGATAAAATTATTTTCTTCGCCAAGTTCTAGTTTCAAGCCATTTGCTTGTATTTCATTTTCAGATAACCAACGAGTTTCATTAAATCCTTTTTTATGGCCATTGTTGTGTAAAAAAATAGCTTCATATATTTCTTGGCTATACGGATTCTTAGGATAATTAATATCTGTTTTAATAAAATTATCAATAGTTGCTGATTTATTTGTTTGTTGTATTGCAGAAAATAACTCATCAGTATAATTGTTCTCCATTGCTTACATCTCTATGAGCCAACAATCTTCCAAGCTATCTTTTATGTAATCTCTAACAAACTCCAAAGTTGTTATTTTTTCATAGTAATGATTAATTTTATTCCAATCTTCATCATAAAAAGCTAGGCTATTTTCATATTTATTATAAATGTAAGATGTTAACTTATTAAGCTCATCTAAATATTTATCGTGCTGTTCTTGAGTAATTAAAGTCGTAGCTAATGCATGACGAAACTCATTTTTCATGGTGCTTTCAATGATATAAACTCTTTCTTTTTGGTCTCGCATATTTATACCCTTATTAAATTATTGCATCTTGTATATTATACATAAAACTATGTAGAAACTAAATGTTTGATGTACTGTGCTTGGCAACTCTTATGTAAGACGCATTCAGTTAATTTACCGCGCAGCTCACTATGGAATAATTTATTCCTTTCGTGTTAATTTACCTCGAGTTTCCAAATATTAAGAAAAAAATACTTTTCATGTTTCTTTTCTGTGGATAACTTGTGAATGAATGCGGCTGTAAATACTAGTTTACACTGTCGCCGATATCTATTGGTGGATTAATATTACTAATTACTAAATATAACTTTTATAGAAGTGACGCCGTAATGAAAATTAGGTTGTTTTATTTGTTTAGCTTTGTTCCTTGCTATTCAATCTAATATATTATGGTCATTTTTTAACTAAATAATTAATTACAAAACAAAAAAAGCCCACTAAATTTGTGGGCTTAAAAACGATAAATACAACCGCGATTACAATTTTTCGATTTCAGCGTATTGTTCTAATAGTTTTATTTTATCATCCTGATAACCTTGACGTTTTTCTTGCTCTTTAGCTACAACTGCTTCTGGAGCTTTATCGACAAAGCCAGGATTAGATAACTTGGTCGTAATGCGGTTAATTTCATTATCCATACGGTCAATTTCTTTACGTAAACGAGCAAGTTCATCATCTTTATTGATCAGCCCTGCCATTGGGATTAGTAATTCAGCGCCTTCAACTAATTTTGTTACTGACATAGGTCCTTTTTCACCTTCATCTAAAATAATGATTTCAGATAAACGCGCTAAAGACTTGATAAATGTGACGTTGTCACCAATTCGGCGATGTGTTATCGGCGATGCGTCCCTAATTAGCAGTTCTAATTCCTTACTTGGTGCTATATTCATTTCTGCACGAATATTACGCACTGCGATAACGACTTGTTTAATCCAATTAAGATCGTTAACGGCTTGCTCATTATGCCATTTTGCGTCATATGTTGGCATTTTCTGCAGCATAATCGTATCAGCATTAATTCCTACTAGCTCTTTTATATTTTGCCAAACCGCTTCTGTAATAAATGGAATAATTGGATGAGCAAGCCTTAACAAAGCTTCAAGCACTGATATTAATGTATGGCGAGCCGCACGTTGTTGATTAGCATTGCCATTGGCAATTGCTGATTTGGTCAATTCTAAATACCAGTCACAAAATTGATTCCATGTAAATTCGTATAATATGCTTGCTGCCATATCAAAACGATAAGTGGCAAAGGCTTCTTGATAGGCTTTAATGGTTTGGTTAAACTCTGCTAGGATCCATTTATCAGCTAATGAGTATTCCAGTTCTCCGCCATTAAAACCGCAATCATTACCCTCTGTATTCATTAGCACGTAGCGGCTTGCATTCCATAGCTTATTACAGAAATTACGATAACCTTCTAAACGTTTTAAATCCCAGTTGATATCGCGACCTGTGGATGCAAGTGCCGCTAAAGTAAAGCGTAACGCATCAGTACCATGAGGTTCAATACCCGCAGGGAACTGTTTTTCAGTACGTTTTGCAATTTTCTCTGCTAGCTGAGGCTGCATCATATTACCGGT
The genomic region above belongs to Orbaceae bacterium lpD02 and contains:
- the hrpA gene encoding ATP-dependent RNA helicase HrpA, yielding MPHNKPIQILFDQLSRVCLYDKYKIQKELQQITKQQTPTAQCLASVQSKIEVAHKNYQLRLTQLPKTINYPDSLPVTTKKQQIYDLIKSNQVVIIAGETGSGKTTQIPKICLELGLGVKGYIGHTQPRRLAARSVASRIAQELNCELGGLVGYKVRFNDHVQDNTLIKLMTDGILLAEIQQDRLLSQYDTIIIDEAHERSLNIDFILGYLKQLLPKRPDLKVIITSATIDVERFSHHFNNAPIIEVSGRTFPVDVRYRPCNNDEDSEDDDFQGIINAIDELSLEDNHGDILIFLTGEREIRDLADTLNKLNLRHTEVVPLYARLSATEQNRIFQSHSGRRIILATNVAETSLTVPGIKYVIDPGMARISRYSYRTKVQRLPIEAISQASANQRKGRCGRTSNGVCIRLYDEVDFLSRPEFTEPEILRTNLASVILQMTALDLGNIAAFPFLEPPEQKHIKDGIRLLEELGALYNKKGQYNLTRTGQILSQLPIDPRLARMLVEARKTGCVKEIMIISAALSIQEPRERPLDKQQISDEKHRRFIDKNSDFMSYLNLWLYIHEQQDLLSNNQFRQLCKKEFLNYLRIKEWQDIYTQIRQTIKQLNIPINSQDANYQSIHTAILSGMLSHIGMKELEKFEYIGARNIKFAIFPGSSVFKTLPKWCVASELVETAKLWGRNVAKIEPEWIEPLAEHLSKKHYSEPRWSKKQGTTIANEKVTLFGLPIVTSRMVNYNHIDPKLSRELFIRHALIEGDFEAKYDFLIKNHKLVDEVLELEHKSRRQDILVDDALLFEFYDNKIPLSVTGATEFATWWKQKQVDDADYLLLTKTMLINPNADKVTKNDYPDYWYYNQQLKLKLAYQFDIGGICDGVTVNIPLSILNQIDDEYVFQWQVNGFRQELIIALIKSLPKSLRRHLVPAPNYATAFLERTELYKNDLFTSLEHEFKKMTGVNINRDDWQLDQVPDHLKVTFNILDQNNKSMCIGKDLKVLKDQLKDKVQQALTKITRAKNNEIEKTNLVNWDFGNLPTIYERKQQNYVVKAYPTLVDEGNSVAIKLVEREDEQARLMLQGIRRLIYLNIPSPVKYLHDKLPNKAKLGLYFNPFGSIIDLIDDCIYCGINYLIEKDHGIIFDQAQFIPLLDMIKREINEVIVSIASQVERVLTLNYAINKKLKGRLDLSVALSLADIKQQLSRLIYKGFVTDTSYQKLSDVYRYLQAIDKRIDKLYADPNKDRLHLLVVERVTKQYLELWQSREQHKIAEQKLKQLRWMIEELRVNLFAQQLGTPYPISEKRINQFIEDIKQ
- a CDS encoding DUF1471 domain-containing protein — encoded protein: MKNFKKSCLTLLLLSSFASYSHAAEELTPEKAASLQPFKEISIRGSYYNESDYARAISKAADKQDAAYFYITSVNPHPSNDSLRIIYAKLYKSNAPESTDNKQDNLRQFVGIYEYPKTTAIHFEPYDIIRIRGYFPTQVALNNAVAKEARAKNAYAFFIDRLVQVNNSGNQQVTAYLFKKDAPERKIQPDNAIPYDSEAGQQALAQGGEAAMQVERPGYYSSSSFNEQFYADKFNNQSVKDVTPETNTQAIEINKNTDNGKMVTTDIAVSSKPVVVEQKSSRYTVTLPNGTKIEELNDATAAKMVPFDSIKFRGYYATAQDISFNAGKKALEKGAKYYHISRIAQDSKGPNKTVYVDLYR
- a CDS encoding zincin-like metallopeptidase domain-containing protein; protein product: MENNYTDELFSAIQQTNKSATIDNFIKTDINYPKNPYSQEIYEAIFLHNNGHKKGFNETRWLSENEIQANGLKLELGEENNFIQSDLYQNNQYHENIKFYNVEQLDKASFDKLPLEVKPMPSWRANPQIEEFIESQGVKILHNSTSTPRYNPKNHTIYMPHRSQYPSSEKYYNDMFHEIGHSTIIELGREPKSAEQKANFAKRDELVAEISAIKLNEMTKNKLDKGNSLAYLKNFLSKFGDDKSVQKEELKKALTESDKVLKLTKDKYIEATKGKDIKATKFESVSNNDFVKARQRAIQKLEGKQSLPIPKSLHKGMNKGIKK
- a CDS encoding META domain-containing protein; amino-acid sequence: MKYIYYFFTLFTGVIILSACDNKQPSIGQNLAHHRFTVIELNNEKIINSKQTFIEFGENSTVNGQMCNQFFGQANITKNRIEIPHLASTNRLCSDEQLNKLDLIMSQLLQYGAIANLNQELGELTLKNDEYELKFRQKDLM
- a CDS encoding helix-turn-helix domain-containing protein: MQDIYKPLRSKSYSVPCELCSIGSMCIPMLLNNTLHTVLDRKQEFIKDEVVINEGAPFKKLYIIHSGALKTYVTVNGIEQINGFYLPGDIVGLDGISNNKYNNSIKALTHTLTCVLEYDEVKKLVSQNSQVRDMVLDLMSKDVLNYQKLILAYSQKNAEEKLASFIYSLYLRYAQRGHTSLNIKLSMSRSDIANYLGLTIETVSRILTRLQETEILSVKGKYISIKNISALARLAIETI
- a CDS encoding zeta toxin family protein — protein: MKNNESLSFVSTEQKEKIVNELWSRILAKNNLVQENSPHSYVMGGQPGAGKSTSTTILKEKFGNNIILIDLDQYRKEHPNYKALYEKYGKELSSYTHEFAGEIKEEIQKRAIDNRYNIIIDGTLGNVGRAEELIDNLKNKGYHVDIVIHTCPKEISWNSVNMRYENALKAGEIPRHVPKVVHDQIIEALPQNTDKLSQSKQIESLTIHNRQEKIYDSKIDKILPSLVVQAEINKNDKKLSKDNLAQSSNDIFAQVRQAAAQKLVIKQSLSDQKSTNKRIGKGIEK